aaacaatcaacttgtgtgtctatggggtgcccccctcccccgtatataaaggagtgcatgagggggagggccggccctctcatggcgcgcccaaggggggagtcctactcccggtgggagtaggattcccccttccctagttggagtaggagaggaaggaaggaggagagaggaagaaggaaaggggggccggcccccaccccagttcagattgggcttgggagggcacgcccccaccttggtcgcctcctcctctctcccactaaggcccagtaaggcccatagactccccgaggggttccggtagccccccggtactccggtaaatgcccgaactcacccgaaaCCTTTTCGATATCCAAACATAgcattccaatatatcaatatttatgtctcgaccatttcgagactcctcgccatgtccgtgatcacatccgggactctgaacaaccttcggtacatcaaaacacacaaactcataataccgatcgtcattgaacgttaagcgtgcggaccctacgggttcaagaactatgtagacatgactgagacacatctccggtcaataaccaatagcggaacctggatgctcatattggctcctacatattctacgaagatctttatcggtcaaaccgcataacaacatacattgttccctttgtcatcggtatgttacttgcccgagattcgatcgtcggtatcatcatacctagttcaatctcgttaccggcaagtctctttactcgttccgtaatgcatcatcccgcaactaactcattagtcacattgcttgcaaggctaatagttatgtgcattaccgagagggcccagtgatacctctccgatacacggagtgacaaatcctaatctcaatctatgccagcccaacaaacaccttcggagccaccggtagagcatctttataatcacccagttatgttgtgacgtttgatagcacgcaaggtgttcctccggtattcgggagttgcataatctcatagtcagaggaacatgtataagtcatgaagaaagcaatagcaataaaactcaacgatcataatgctaagctaacggatgggtcttgtccatcacatcattctctaatgatgtgatcccgtacatcaaatgacaacatatgcctatggtcaggaaacataaccatctttgattaacgagctagtcaagtagaggcatactagggacactctgttttgtctatgtattcacacatgtactaagtttccggttaatacaattctagcatgaataataaacatttatcatgatataaggaaatataaataacaactttattattgcctctagggcatatttccttcagtctcccacttgcactagagtcaataatctagttcacatcgccatgtgttttaacaccaatagttcacatcgccatgtgaactagattattgactctagtgcaagtgggagactgaaggaaatatgccctagaggcaataataaagttgttatttatatttccttatatcatgataaatatctattattcatgctagaattgtattaaccggaaacttagtacatgtgtgaatacatagacaaaacagagtgtccctagtatgcctctacttgactagctcgttaatcaaagatggttatgtttcctgaccatagacatgtgttgtcatttgatgtacgggatcacatcattagagaatgatgtgatggacaagacccatccgttagcttagcattatgatcgttgagttttattgctattgctttcttcatgacttatacatgttcctctgactatgagattatgcaactcctgaataccggaggaacaccttgtgtgctatcaaacgtcacaatgtaactgggtgattataaagatgctctacaggtggcTCCGAAGTTGTTTGTTGggctggcatagatcgagattaggatttgtcacttcgtgtatcggagaggtatcactggccctctcggtaatgcacataactattagccttgcaagcaatgtgactaatgagttagttgcggggtgatgcattacggaacgagtaaagagacttgccggcaacgagattgaactaggtatgatgataccaacgatcgaatctcgggcagtaacataccgatgacaaagggaacaacgtatgttgttatgcggtttggccgataaagatcttcatagaatatgtaggaaccaatatgagcatccaggttccgctattggttattgaccggagatgagtctcggtcatgtctacatagttctcgaacccgtagggtccgcacgcttaacgttcgatgacgatcggtattatgagtttatgtgttttgatgtaccgaaggtagttcggagtcccggatgtgatcacggacatgaagaggagtctcgaaatggtcgagacatgaagattgatatattggaaggttatgcttggacaccggaaaggtttcggatgagttcgggcattttccggagtactagggggttaccggaaccccccgggagttaatgggccttgatgggccatagtggaagagaggaggaggcggccaggtgtGGCGCGCGTCCCCCCTaggcccaatccgaattggggtagGGTTTGGGGGGCgggcccccttttccttctctccctcttcccttccttccccctcctagttggactaggaaaggggggaaatcgactcctagtaggagtaggaatccccccttggggcgcgccctaggaggccggccctcccctcctccactcctttatatacgggggagggggcaccccatagacacacaagttgattcttagccgtgtgcggtgcccccctccataggtttccacctcggtcatattgtcgtagtgcttaggcgaagccctgcgtcggtaacttcatcatcaccgtcaacacgcagtcgtgctgacggaactctccctcgacctcagctggatctagagttcgtgggacgtcatcgagctgaacgtgtgcagatcacggaggtgtcgtgcgttcgttACTTGATCGGTtcgatcgcgaagacgttcgactacatctaccgcgtttcttaacgcttccgctttcggtctatgagggtacgtggacacactctccccgctcgttgctatgcttctcctagatagatcttgcgtgatcgtaggaaaatttttgaaatactacgttccccaacaggatcCTCCTTAGTTAGCTTGAGTCTAGGGTAGCTGGGGAGGAAACTGAGAGGGGTTAAAGGTAGATTCCGGCAGTGGCCACCGGAAGAAGTCGAAACCCTAGGTTTTTTCACCTAGGGGGAAAAGTTTTTTATGAGTAGAGAGtgctccttaattagtgatttcgcgAGATGGGAGCTGTGAAATATAGAGAGATAGAAGTTTGGTGGGCCTCCCAGTGCATCAGTTTGGCGACGGATCCATGACCCATCTTGTATCTCTATGAAGGCCAGGACTAGGCGCCGGTCGACCGGCCCAAATTTTGGCTGGTCGACGCACAGCCACCCGATTCACCCGCTGGCCCACGCCCACGTTGACTTCGTCTTCCATCACCGTGAGATTTCCCCAAATCCTTCCCCTCTGCAAGTCGTTTCCCGCACCGTGTGCCACCCCCAGCCGGTCGCTGACCTCGCAGCAGCTCGcaccttgccccccccccccacagatTGCAGCTAGTCACCTTTGCCATCATCGGTCGTGGTAGCAACCTCATGTCGCGGCCACGGGCATGCTCGCCATTACCACCAGTGTCGCAAACAACCAAGAAGCCAGTTACAACAAAAAATCATGTTGGTTCCAGCTAATTTGTTTGCCGGTTCCAGCAATTATCCATGCCCCTCCGTCGTCTCCAGCAAAGACGTGGTTGTGGATGTTGGAACTAGCAAGATGATTATCTGGAACCGCCACTTAAATTTACTAGAACCAGTGTCACATGGTTGGAATCGACCCCGTCGTCTCCAACAAAAATGCAGCCAAGGATTTTGGAACCAGCGACATGATGTGTTGCAACCGGCACTCTTGTTTGCTAGAACCAGCGGTCAGATTTGCTGGAACCGGCCGCGGTGACTGCCGAGCCCAGTTGCTCCGCTGACGGGAGCTTGCAGCTTCTCCGTGCCATGGTTCCAACATTTGCACACCACACTTGCAGCAAGCTCCCCATCGGCCTTGGCACCAAGGAAGCTTGTGTGTGTCCGTCGGTGGTTCGTTGTAGCAAAACGAGAGACTGGTTGTAGCACAATAGCAACGTCGTTGCATCTCCCCACCGTCAATGTCCCAGCACGCGGCCTCCCACAGTCACCGTCGACGCAGCATCCCCTCGTCAGAGCACCGCAGCTCGTCGTCGTGGGGTGTGGCATGTGCAGCTATAGTAGAGAGTTTGAGGTGTGGGTAGCGCTGCCTAGAGATATGTCTGCGACGGCGCCATGCGGTAGCAAGAGATTCAACGGTGTGGGATGGGCTGACGGGGAAGTGTGGGTGAAGTggcgccgccaccgccggtgGAAGCAAAGAAATCTATCGGGTGTGTGGATGGATAGCAAAGACGAAGGAGGGGAAAAAATGCCCAACAGCAGATAGGGGCGACAGAGACGTTGGTGGTGCGTGGGGCCACGCTGGCAGGTGGGCAAGCGCGTGCGACCAGCCCAACATTAAGCCGGTCATCCGTTCACAAACGTTTACCTTCTATGAAGGTTTATATGGCACAATTTTATTGTTGGCAAGCCCCTCATAAAAACagcgttttttctttttctttttgagagGGTTCGATGGATCTTTCCTGAAACCCTCTCAAAGCCCACTAGTCCGAGGACATTTGGTCCCACGGCTCGCGAGCAATTTCCCCTCTCCTTCGCCGTTCCACTCCACTCCACTGACCACTCCACTCCACAGAGAGCACGCGCTGCTCAAAACCCTCGTCCCCGCCGCGGCGCTTCCGGCGACGGCCATGGACACCGGGGTGCCCGCCTTTTCCATGAATCCGGTGATGGCGGAGATCTTCCGGCAGCTAGGCCTTGACCCGGATCAGGTGGGAGGCTTCTTCGCCCGCTCCCTCTCCCACACCCACCACGCCCTCCCGGACCCGCCCGTGACGGCCGACGCCCGCCTCTTCGCCCTCCTCCCCGACGACCCAGTAGACCGCGTCAGCCGCCTCCCCGACGCGCTCCTCGGCAACATCGTCTCCTGCCTCCCCGTCAAGGACGGCGCGCGCACCGCCGCGCTCTCCCGGCGCTGGCGCGGGGTCTGGCGCTCCGCCCCGCTCGTCCTCGTCGACTCCCACGTCCACCCCGCGGGCACCGCGTACGCGCAGGGCGTCGCCTCCGCCGTCTCCCGCGTCCTCGCCGCGCACCCGGGCCCCTTCCGCTGCGTCCACCTCACCGAGTCCCCCCTGCTCGCGGCCTGGCTCCAGATCGTCGCCGGCAAGGGCGTCCAGGAGCTCACCCTCGTCCACCACCCGTGGCCGCTCGAGATCTTTCTCCCCTCCACCTTCTTCTTAGGCATGGAGACCCTCACCCGCCTCTACCTCGGGCTCGGGCTCTGCGACGTCGTCATGAAGACCGGGGATTTGGACTTCATCCTCGACAGGAGCCCCGTGCTGGAGACGCTGTCTCTGGAAGGGGAGATGCTCGAGCGTTGCCTCGGCCTTGTCAGCCAAAGCCTCCGGCGCGTGCAGATCATCGGGTGCTCGGTTGGAGAAATCTTCGTGGTGGACGCGCCATGCCTTGAGCGACTCATCCAGTCGGGAGGCTGGTGCCCTGAAGACACTGATGGCAACTGCACCAAGGTGAAGATCGGCC
The sequence above is a segment of the Aegilops tauschii subsp. strangulata cultivar AL8/78 chromosome 6, Aet v6.0, whole genome shotgun sequence genome. Coding sequences within it:
- the LOC109761317 gene encoding F-box/LRR-repeat protein 13-like, with the protein product MDTGVPAFSMNPVMAEIFRQLGLDPDQVGGFFARSLSHTHHALPDPPVTADARLFALLPDDPVDRVSRLPDALLGNIVSCLPVKDGARTAALSRRWRGVWRSAPLVLVDSHVHPAGTAYAQGVASAVSRVLAAHPGPFRCVHLTESPLLAAWLQIVAGKGVQELTLVHHPWPLEIFLPSTFFLGMETLTRLYLGLGLCDVVMKTGDLDFILDRSPVLETLSLEGEMLERCLGLVSQSLRRVQIIGCSVGEIFVVDAPCLERLIQSGGWCPEDTDGNCTKVKIGHAPRLHMLGYLELDPRNVLEVGNTVIKAGTRVSPRTMVPSVGVMALEVRFGVRNDAKMVPSVPRCFPNVETLHIKSAKTDRSTGKLNLKFWHECGVIEFVRSRIKLLVFHDFRGGRGELAFLKYFCETASVLKKVVILFADGFASTEEAQSKLSSLGSVKRASETSTVLVTVPSDPQVGSIRSFKIGSGFSADDPFANY